A window from Akkermansia muciniphila encodes these proteins:
- a CDS encoding bifunctional adenosylcobinamide kinase/adenosylcobinamide-phosphate guanylyltransferase — MNATSPNTDANPARMTLVLGGIRSGKSQYAEQIAAGFGEKILYVATAEVWPGAGSMEYRVRKHRERRPASWLTLECPRHVAAAVRESGLLDQVDGVILECVTLLASNTLYAQKDPTDYEPFQKALIEEIEALKELIPQSPVPWVLVSSETGMGISQADAETRHYCDGLGIANQLLAKSADEVYFMVAGLPLTVKKR, encoded by the coding sequence ATGAACGCTACATCTCCAAACACTGACGCCAATCCCGCACGCATGACGCTCGTCCTGGGCGGCATCAGAAGCGGCAAAAGCCAATACGCCGAACAAATAGCCGCCGGATTCGGGGAAAAAATCCTGTACGTCGCCACGGCGGAGGTGTGGCCCGGGGCCGGTTCCATGGAATACCGCGTGCGCAAGCACCGGGAACGGCGCCCGGCAAGCTGGCTTACGCTGGAATGCCCCCGCCATGTGGCCGCCGCCGTCCGGGAATCCGGCCTGCTGGACCAGGTGGACGGCGTCATTCTGGAATGCGTGACCCTGCTCGCCTCCAATACCCTGTACGCCCAGAAGGACCCTACGGACTACGAGCCGTTCCAGAAAGCGCTGATTGAGGAAATAGAGGCCTTGAAGGAACTCATCCCCCAATCCCCCGTGCCCTGGGTTCTGGTCTCCTCTGAAACCGGCATGGGCATCAGCCAGGCGGACGCGGAAACGCGCCACTACTGCGACGGTCTGGGAATTGCCAACCAGCTCCTTGCCAAAAGCGCGGATGAAGTTTATTTCATGGTGGCGGGGCTTCCCCTGACCGTGAAAAAACGTTAG
- the cbiR gene encoding cobamide remodeling phosphodiesterase CbiR, translating to MKTPHKCRVPGLNIGCTSFIIPDYYVPAIRECVHYADDIALLLLEAGDHGEGLITPAEIRELAGIAADAGVKWNVHLPTDGGFATEESGRRYTENIIRAIDLTRELEPHTWVMHVVTDHIPGPDMRPHLTERETERILRSLEQITPHLPAPECLALENLERHPTDYLDKLVSATPHSRCFDIGHVWKEGLRPEELLPLWLPDIRMCHLHGLEKRDHKSLHHMPAATLDALLHPMWDILFSPLITLEVFSLDDFLNSHQAMLESHERYISKH from the coding sequence ATGAAAACTCCGCACAAATGCCGCGTTCCGGGCCTCAACATCGGCTGCACCTCCTTCATCATCCCGGACTACTACGTCCCCGCCATCAGGGAATGCGTCCATTACGCGGATGACATCGCCCTGCTCCTGCTGGAAGCCGGAGACCACGGGGAGGGACTCATTACCCCGGCGGAAATCCGGGAGCTGGCCGGAATCGCCGCGGACGCCGGGGTCAAGTGGAACGTCCACCTGCCCACGGACGGCGGCTTCGCCACGGAGGAATCAGGGCGCCGCTACACGGAAAACATCATCCGCGCCATTGACCTGACCCGGGAACTGGAGCCCCACACCTGGGTCATGCACGTGGTTACGGACCACATTCCCGGCCCGGACATGCGCCCCCACCTTACGGAGCGTGAAACGGAACGCATCCTCCGCAGCCTGGAGCAAATCACGCCCCATTTGCCCGCTCCGGAATGCCTGGCCCTGGAAAACCTGGAACGCCACCCGACCGATTACCTGGACAAGCTGGTCTCCGCCACGCCCCATTCCCGCTGCTTTGACATAGGCCATGTCTGGAAGGAAGGCCTACGGCCGGAAGAACTTCTGCCGCTCTGGCTGCCGGACATACGCATGTGCCACCTGCACGGGCTGGAAAAACGGGATCACAAATCCCTGCACCACATGCCCGCCGCCACGCTGGACGCCCTCCTCCACCCCATGTGGGACATCCTTTTCTCCCCCCTCATTACCCTGGAAGTCTTCAGTCTGGACGACTTTCTGAACTCCCACCAGGCCATGCTGGAATCCCATGAACGCTACATCTCCAAACACTGA
- the cobS gene encoding adenosylcobinamide-GDP ribazoletransferase: MAVITTIRSAFGFLTRLPVGPWPLQNDLNGISAWLPLVGLVVGGLAGGLTWAATLLFPPLVCGVIGCACWVAITGGLHLDGVADCGDGLPVEVPRERRLEIMKDSRLGTFGGTALFFNLAFKGAALAALAACGSWELLLTACALAGLLARSQIFIAMRFPGARPSGMGEAFKQGTRPVHALIAAAVTLAACALAGWHGLYALLTALAGSTALLLYARRRLGGVTGDVFGCTVECTEWLVLLTFCTL; the protein is encoded by the coding sequence ATGGCCGTCATCACCACCATCCGCTCCGCCTTCGGCTTCCTGACCCGGCTGCCCGTAGGCCCGTGGCCGCTGCAAAACGACCTGAACGGCATCTCCGCATGGCTCCCGCTGGTCGGCCTCGTCGTGGGAGGGCTGGCAGGCGGCCTGACCTGGGCGGCCACCCTGCTCTTCCCCCCGCTGGTCTGCGGCGTCATCGGCTGCGCCTGCTGGGTAGCCATCACGGGCGGCCTGCATCTGGACGGAGTGGCGGACTGCGGGGACGGACTGCCCGTGGAAGTGCCGAGGGAACGCAGGCTGGAAATCATGAAAGACTCCCGCCTGGGCACCTTCGGCGGCACGGCCCTGTTCTTTAACCTGGCCTTCAAGGGCGCCGCGCTGGCGGCTCTGGCGGCCTGCGGTTCATGGGAGCTGCTGCTCACGGCGTGCGCGCTGGCCGGGCTGCTGGCCCGCAGCCAGATCTTCATCGCCATGCGTTTTCCGGGCGCGCGCCCCAGCGGCATGGGGGAAGCCTTCAAGCAGGGGACGCGCCCCGTCCACGCCCTGATAGCCGCCGCCGTCACCCTGGCTGCCTGCGCGCTGGCAGGGTGGCACGGGCTGTACGCCCTGCTCACGGCCCTGGCCGGTTCCACGGCCCTGCTCCTGTATGCCCGCCGCCGCCTGGGAGGCGTCACTGGGGACGTGTTCGGCTGCACCGTGGAATGCACGGAATGGCTCGTCCTGCTCACCTTCTGCACCTTATGA
- a CDS encoding autotransporter outer membrane beta-barrel domain-containing protein, whose amino-acid sequence MFNTPGKTPCHARHRMQAVAMTLACLGMLGTVHAQDTSKENLTGVYDATVARTASDAGLGTVSATFNVTGSSNVRGIWGKSGTLSIDAIAGDAVFNVSSTRNNAFGIDTSSGVNLDIGTLAGTFNISAANTNATGIRSYGKILSIRTITEDALISITANFSSNGIYAYQGRLDIGTMAGKISVELGTGNYARGLYAYGNTMDYQGPRYKDVNIGTFSSTGTISAVTNDGYGARGIQSNYGQVNISRLDGQITATSGSGDTSEDFSAIGIEARENITLGAMGATGTITATTNGTDAYGIYAGEESGSQTHSNITLGNVNGAIRANAMAGTAAGASSTGSVTVGDINGTISGTSTGTAAAYGLLAEFSLSTGTINGTVSAATAGNTAAALMGGAGITTTIGSTGILQAAATGADGMAYALYSGGTTGSGFYTENTTDNITVHAGASISGIWELGGSGKEGSADTITLLSGTEADPGLFDYTVQTTVNTNKSDTSTHHSSVTLNVGSTDNKANWTISTEKAAGLLNRLNVGYGSAATLTGNSQILREGAVINNMGTLSGNGTLTIAEGMTLLNGTLVQNAAGTALEVGFDGLNVNLDLAQNATVGATVLNTTDSAWVVTLDQIKDGIKAMYGSKVQDFQLENYHMSYRLQGQVFLGEGKPIVVNPGESIYVGEGSKVIIGENLPEHGIVLEGGEADLSQSDAVISSGSISGTSGHLTLAASDEKEQTLNWEHSGTVGYSASAANGGAFKNLNVTGEGMTVVATGSYAAENIVISNNATLVLDGRGASLGVAGGTLQLGQAFTRAANPGHLVLNGSTVLSDVDTNNGSTVSGSGTFKGEVTYYGSEIMIGTGSSAGYHNYEGGLNAWGGVQELTFIVNGTTAANAAHTGADTYSQINVSSSYYVDGAHVNVVIGDNLLFSKEQIFSLSLVNLDPDTVIDPDGSLWDLTSIDPTLKGRTDLVTDIGFTVSDDGLHLIFNGKININAVKALRGEEASRIANTLWSSVRVVDSFAHTAASQLDFRGPGARNIWFSGLGDFMNVSSTTGASGFDYKGGGYAVGMDYAWTKNWISGAAFGQTFGSFHSADKQFKADQDGLMLALYQRYHRDLRRGNSLDIDGYFTYGNMDNDVDGTLGSSPTTASWNDDVYGFGLKGTWNIRLSSTDVLKPFAGIEFLHGSQGVIGEHSDAGTAWYRDGSVQNWSVPAGLTWQKQITVGKGQYLLPQVTVAYAGDVSRRNASVKTDAFGTPFRVDGVHPGRHALIVHAGLNWVISSAWSAGAFYHLEQRKHMTNQSVNATVRYSF is encoded by the coding sequence ATGTTCAACACTCCTGGAAAAACACCGTGCCACGCCAGGCACCGGATGCAGGCTGTGGCTATGACCCTGGCCTGCCTCGGCATGCTGGGAACGGTCCATGCCCAGGATACTTCCAAGGAAAACCTGACCGGCGTTTATGACGCCACGGTAGCCAGAACAGCCTCAGACGCGGGCCTGGGAACGGTCTCCGCCACATTTAACGTGACGGGTTCCAGCAATGTGCGCGGAATCTGGGGAAAATCCGGAACCCTCAGCATTGACGCGATTGCCGGGGACGCCGTATTCAATGTCTCCTCCACGAGAAACAACGCCTTTGGCATTGACACCTCCTCCGGAGTCAATCTGGACATCGGCACCCTGGCAGGAACCTTCAACATCTCCGCAGCAAATACGAATGCCACCGGCATCCGGAGCTACGGGAAAATCCTCTCCATCAGAACGATCACGGAAGACGCCCTCATCTCCATCACGGCCAATTTCTCCTCCAACGGCATCTATGCCTATCAGGGACGGCTGGACATCGGCACGATGGCAGGCAAAATCTCCGTGGAGCTGGGCACGGGAAACTATGCCAGAGGCCTGTATGCCTACGGAAACACCATGGACTACCAGGGTCCGCGTTACAAGGACGTCAACATCGGCACCTTCTCCTCTACAGGCACCATTTCCGCAGTGACAAACGACGGCTATGGCGCCAGGGGCATCCAGTCCAACTACGGACAGGTGAACATCTCCCGGCTTGACGGGCAAATTACGGCAACCTCCGGCTCCGGCGATACAAGCGAGGATTTTTCCGCCATCGGCATTGAAGCCAGGGAAAACATCACACTGGGCGCCATGGGAGCAACGGGAACCATCACCGCCACCACCAACGGCACGGATGCCTATGGCATTTATGCCGGGGAGGAATCCGGCAGCCAGACTCACTCCAACATCACCCTCGGCAATGTGAACGGCGCCATCCGGGCGAACGCCATGGCCGGAACCGCCGCAGGAGCAAGCTCCACCGGTTCCGTAACTGTTGGAGACATCAACGGCACCATTTCCGGAACCTCCACGGGAACTGCGGCAGCCTATGGCCTGCTAGCGGAATTCTCCCTGTCCACAGGAACCATCAATGGAACCGTCAGCGCGGCAACTGCCGGGAATACGGCAGCAGCCCTGATGGGCGGAGCTGGCATCACGACGACCATCGGTTCCACCGGCATCCTCCAGGCTGCGGCAACGGGAGCTGACGGAATGGCCTATGCCCTGTACAGCGGCGGCACTACGGGCTCCGGTTTCTACACGGAAAACACGACAGACAACATCACCGTCCATGCAGGTGCTTCCATCAGCGGCATCTGGGAGCTGGGCGGATCCGGCAAAGAGGGCTCCGCGGACACTATCACGCTGCTCTCCGGCACGGAAGCCGACCCGGGACTATTTGACTACACGGTGCAGACAACCGTCAACACCAACAAGTCCGACACGTCCACCCACCATTCCTCCGTCACGCTCAATGTGGGCAGTACGGACAACAAGGCAAACTGGACCATCTCCACGGAAAAAGCCGCCGGGCTGCTCAACCGGCTCAACGTGGGCTACGGCTCCGCCGCCACCCTGACAGGCAACTCCCAGATTCTCCGTGAAGGAGCCGTCATTAACAACATGGGCACTCTGTCCGGCAATGGCACGCTCACCATTGCGGAAGGCATGACGCTGCTCAACGGTACCCTGGTGCAGAATGCGGCGGGAACTGCCCTGGAAGTGGGCTTTGACGGCCTAAACGTAAATCTGGACCTGGCGCAAAACGCCACGGTGGGCGCTACGGTGCTCAACACCACGGATTCCGCCTGGGTCGTCACGCTGGACCAGATCAAGGACGGTATCAAGGCCATGTACGGCTCCAAGGTGCAGGACTTCCAACTGGAAAACTACCACATGAGCTACCGTCTTCAGGGCCAGGTATTCCTGGGTGAAGGCAAACCCATCGTCGTCAACCCCGGAGAAAGCATCTATGTGGGGGAAGGATCCAAGGTCATCATTGGAGAAAACCTGCCGGAGCACGGCATCGTGCTGGAAGGCGGGGAGGCGGATCTGAGCCAGTCAGACGCCGTCATCTCCTCCGGCTCCATCAGCGGCACGTCCGGTCATTTGACACTGGCAGCCAGTGATGAAAAGGAACAGACCCTGAACTGGGAACACTCCGGCACGGTAGGCTACAGCGCCTCCGCCGCCAATGGAGGCGCCTTCAAAAACCTCAACGTCACGGGGGAAGGCATGACGGTGGTAGCCACAGGTTCCTATGCAGCGGAAAACATCGTTATCAGCAATAACGCCACCCTCGTTCTGGACGGCAGGGGCGCCAGCCTGGGTGTGGCAGGCGGAACCCTCCAGCTGGGACAGGCATTCACACGCGCGGCAAATCCGGGACACCTGGTGCTGAACGGCTCCACCGTCTTGTCCGACGTGGATACCAACAATGGTTCCACCGTATCCGGGTCCGGCACGTTCAAGGGAGAGGTTACCTATTACGGCAGTGAAATCATGATCGGCACCGGATCCTCCGCAGGTTACCACAACTATGAAGGAGGCCTGAACGCGTGGGGAGGAGTGCAGGAACTCACGTTCATCGTGAACGGGACGACGGCCGCCAATGCCGCCCATACCGGAGCGGACACCTATTCCCAAATAAACGTCTCTTCCTCCTACTATGTGGATGGAGCGCACGTCAATGTGGTCATCGGAGACAACTTGCTCTTCAGCAAGGAACAAATCTTCTCCCTGTCCCTGGTTAACCTGGACCCGGACACCGTCATTGATCCGGACGGATCCCTGTGGGACCTCACCAGCATCGACCCCACGCTGAAGGGGCGCACGGACCTGGTCACGGACATCGGCTTCACGGTTTCCGACGACGGCCTGCACCTGATCTTCAACGGCAAGATCAACATCAATGCCGTGAAAGCCCTGCGCGGAGAGGAAGCCTCCCGCATCGCCAACACGCTGTGGTCCTCCGTCCGGGTGGTGGACAGCTTCGCCCATACGGCGGCTTCCCAACTGGACTTCCGCGGACCGGGAGCGCGTAACATCTGGTTCTCCGGGCTGGGGGACTTCATGAACGTCTCCTCCACCACGGGAGCCTCCGGCTTTGACTACAAGGGCGGCGGCTATGCCGTGGGCATGGACTACGCCTGGACGAAAAACTGGATATCCGGAGCGGCCTTCGGCCAGACCTTCGGTTCCTTCCACTCCGCGGACAAGCAATTCAAGGCGGACCAGGATGGACTGATGCTGGCGCTCTACCAGCGCTACCATCGCGACCTGCGCCGTGGAAACAGCCTGGACATTGACGGCTACTTCACCTATGGCAACATGGACAACGACGTAGATGGCACGCTGGGCAGCAGCCCCACCACCGCATCCTGGAATGATGACGTATACGGCTTCGGCCTGAAGGGAACCTGGAACATCCGCCTGAGCAGCACGGATGTGCTGAAACCCTTCGCTGGCATTGAATTCCTGCACGGTTCCCAGGGTGTCATCGGGGAACATTCCGATGCCGGCACCGCCTGGTACCGGGACGGCTCCGTGCAGAACTGGAGTGTCCCCGCCGGACTCACCTGGCAGAAGCAAATCACCGTCGGCAAGGGCCAGTACCTGCTGCCGCAGGTAACGGTGGCCTACGCCGGAGACGTCTCCCGCCGCAACGCTTCCGTGAAAACGGACGCCTTCGGCACGCCCTTCCGGGTGGACGGCGTCCATCCGGGACGCCACGCCCTGATCGTCCATGCGGGCCTGAACTGGGTCATCTCCAGCGCCTGGAGCGCCGGAGCCTTCTACCATCTGGAACAGAGGAAACACATGACCAACCAGAGCGTTAACGCCACCGTGCGCTACTCATTCTAA
- the cobT gene encoding nicotinate-nucleotide--dimethylbenzimidazole phosphoribosyltransferase: MNKLHIPPLDEQAAKTALEHQKILAKPPLALGKLEPVAIQIAAMTGNPAPRLKDKAVVLFAADHHIADHGLSLTSTDVTYIQTRNFLQGGGTINAFTRNAGARLSVVDVGVNYDFGDLPGLVKKKVMHGANDFSRGPAMTREQALECLQVGIDMAREEKARGLDIVAAGEMGIGNTTPSSAIVAVLTGTPVETVTGRGSGVKGEVIRKKIELIEQGIALNKPDPSDAIDVLAKIGGPEIGAMAGLMLGAASLRVPIVIDGFIAGAAAAIAQGIRPEAAQYFIGSHNSAEPGHKLIMDHIGVTMYMDLGLCLGEGTGAALFFPLLDAATRVLSEMKTLPELDITVPR; encoded by the coding sequence ATGAACAAACTGCATATCCCCCCGCTGGACGAACAGGCCGCCAAAACCGCCCTGGAGCATCAGAAAATACTGGCCAAGCCTCCCCTCGCCCTGGGGAAACTGGAACCCGTAGCCATCCAGATTGCCGCCATGACCGGCAATCCCGCGCCGCGCCTGAAGGACAAGGCCGTAGTCCTCTTCGCCGCGGACCACCACATTGCCGACCACGGCCTCAGCCTGACGTCCACGGACGTCACCTACATCCAGACCCGCAATTTCCTTCAAGGAGGCGGCACCATCAACGCCTTCACGCGCAACGCGGGAGCCCGCCTCTCCGTGGTGGACGTGGGCGTGAATTACGACTTCGGCGACCTGCCAGGGCTGGTGAAAAAAAAGGTCATGCACGGAGCCAACGATTTCAGCAGGGGCCCGGCCATGACGAGGGAACAGGCGCTGGAATGCCTGCAAGTGGGCATCGACATGGCCCGGGAGGAAAAAGCCAGGGGGCTGGACATCGTGGCCGCCGGGGAAATGGGCATCGGCAATACCACGCCCTCTTCCGCCATCGTGGCCGTGCTCACGGGCACCCCGGTGGAAACCGTGACGGGGCGCGGCTCCGGCGTCAAGGGGGAAGTCATCCGTAAAAAAATAGAGCTCATCGAACAGGGAATCGCCCTGAACAAGCCCGACCCTTCCGACGCCATCGACGTGCTGGCGAAGATAGGAGGACCGGAAATCGGGGCCATGGCCGGGCTGATGCTGGGCGCGGCCTCCCTGCGCGTCCCCATCGTCATTGACGGCTTCATTGCCGGGGCGGCGGCAGCCATCGCCCAAGGCATACGCCCGGAAGCGGCGCAATATTTCATCGGCTCCCACAACTCCGCGGAACCGGGGCACAAGCTCATTATGGACCACATCGGCGTCACCATGTACATGGACCTGGGCCTCTGCTTGGGGGAAGGCACGGGGGCGGCCCTGTTCTTTCCGCTACTGGACGCCGCCACGCGCGTGCTCTCTGAAATGAAAACCCTGCCGGAACTGGACATCACCGTTCCGCGCTAA